One Leptolyngbya subtilissima AS-A7 genomic window carries:
- the purT gene encoding formate-dependent phosphoribosylglycinamide formyltransferase: protein MTTPPSPLAPLGTPLNDDAQRLMLLGSGELGREVALEAVRLGLEVIAVDRYDQAPAMTVAHRRHVIDMLDSAALRQVIEQEQPGLIVPEVEAIATDTLVALEAEGWRVIPTARATQLTMNREGIRRLAAEELGLKTSPFRFAGTEAEYLEAIEAIGLPCVVKPIMSSSGKGQSTVRQESEVLAAWSYAGEAGRGKSDRVIVEGFVPFDTEITLLTVRAIDGTHFCPPIGHRQEAGDYRESWQPCALHPDTLAACQEMAKAVTDALGGWGLFGVELFIAGEADQPQTVYFSEVSPRPHDTGMVTMVSQHQSEFELHVRAIMGLPIGEITLMQPGASAVILASGKSDNPQYSGLDKALQVPTSKVRLFGKPTAHPNRRMGVALALGETVEEAKERAIACASAVQVIL from the coding sequence ATGACTACTCCTCCATCGCCCCTAGCACCCCTGGGCACTCCCTTAAACGACGATGCCCAGCGGTTGATGCTGCTGGGGTCGGGTGAGCTGGGTCGTGAGGTGGCCCTTGAAGCGGTGCGCTTAGGGCTGGAGGTAATTGCCGTCGATCGCTACGACCAAGCCCCAGCGATGACAGTAGCTCACCGCCGCCACGTGATTGACATGCTCGATAGTGCGGCATTGCGGCAGGTGATCGAGCAGGAGCAGCCAGGGCTGATCGTGCCGGAGGTGGAGGCGATCGCCACCGATACTTTAGTAGCGCTAGAAGCCGAAGGCTGGCGAGTCATCCCCACCGCCCGCGCCACCCAGCTGACTATGAACCGCGAGGGCATTCGGCGGCTGGCGGCAGAAGAACTGGGCCTCAAGACTTCGCCCTTTCGCTTTGCCGGCACTGAGGCGGAGTATTTAGAGGCTATAGAAGCCATCGGTCTGCCCTGCGTGGTCAAGCCGATTATGAGTTCGTCGGGCAAGGGCCAGAGCACGGTACGTCAGGAATCTGAGGTGTTGGCGGCGTGGAGCTATGCAGGAGAAGCGGGTCGGGGCAAGAGCGATCGCGTCATTGTTGAGGGCTTTGTGCCCTTCGACACGGAGATCACGCTGCTGACGGTGCGGGCGATCGACGGCACCCACTTTTGCCCTCCTATCGGCCACCGCCAGGAGGCGGGCGACTACCGCGAGTCTTGGCAGCCCTGCGCCCTGCACCCCGACACCTTAGCAGCCTGTCAGGAGATGGCGAAAGCGGTCACCGATGCCCTGGGCGGCTGGGGACTGTTTGGGGTGGAGCTATTCATTGCTGGAGAAGCGGATCAACCTCAAACCGTGTACTTTAGCGAGGTCAGCCCCCGCCCCCACGACACCGGCATGGTGACGATGGTGAGCCAGCACCAGTCGGAGTTTGAGCTGCACGTACGGGCGATTATGGGTCTGCCCATCGGCGAGATTACCCTGATGCAGCCGGGGGCCTCGGCGGTGATTTTGGCATCTGGGAAGAGCGACAATCCTCAGTATTCTGGCCTGGATAAAGCCTTACAAGTGCCCACCAGCAAGGTGCGGCTGTTTGGCAAGCCCACCGCTCACCCCAACCGCCGCATGGGGGTGGCCCTGGCATTGGGCGAGACGGTGGAAGAGGCTAAAGAGCGGGCGATCGCCTGCGCCAGCGCCGTCCAGGTGATTCTATAA
- a CDS encoding ABC transporter substrate-binding protein, with the protein MRLRLYARFGLFALLGLMMSWLVACGGGQPNATAPAEGGSQEVEFWTMQLQPDFTDYFNGLIADYEAQNPDTTVRWVDVPWADMQSKILTAVTAGTAPDVVNLNPDFAAQLASRNAWMPLDDKVPAEAKQVYLPNIWEANTLNGQSFGIPWYLTTNVTLHNQALLDEAGVAPPTTYAELAEVARQVKEKTGKYAYFTTFVPEDSADVLQSFVQMGVELVDDQGQAAFDTDAGRAVFQYWTDLYQQELLPQEVLTQGHRRAIELFQAGEVALLSTGAEFFPTIEANAPDIATVTGSGPQITGDTGKTNVAVMNVVIPAGTDVPDAALDFALYVTNDANQLSFAKAANVLPSTTGALEDGYFAAEGTKGVEKARSVSAEQMNQAEVLIPAMDGVKELQAIIYDNLQAAMLGQKPVDQAVSDAAAAWNAR; encoded by the coding sequence ATGAGACTTCGCCTCTACGCCCGCTTTGGTCTGTTTGCCCTACTGGGCCTAATGATGAGCTGGCTCGTGGCGTGCGGGGGTGGGCAGCCCAACGCTACTGCCCCTGCTGAGGGCGGCAGTCAAGAGGTCGAGTTTTGGACGATGCAGCTCCAGCCCGACTTTACCGACTACTTCAACGGGCTGATCGCCGACTACGAGGCGCAAAATCCCGACACCACCGTACGCTGGGTCGATGTGCCCTGGGCTGACATGCAAAGCAAAATTCTGACCGCCGTCACCGCGGGCACGGCCCCTGATGTGGTCAACCTCAACCCCGACTTTGCCGCTCAGCTGGCTAGCCGCAACGCCTGGATGCCGCTGGATGACAAAGTGCCCGCCGAGGCCAAGCAGGTCTACCTGCCCAACATTTGGGAGGCCAACACGCTTAACGGCCAGAGCTTTGGCATTCCCTGGTATCTGACTACCAACGTCACTCTGCACAACCAGGCCCTCTTGGACGAGGCCGGGGTGGCTCCGCCCACCACCTACGCTGAGCTAGCCGAGGTAGCTCGCCAGGTGAAAGAAAAAACTGGCAAGTACGCCTACTTCACCACCTTTGTGCCCGAAGATTCTGCCGACGTGCTGCAATCCTTTGTGCAGATGGGGGTCGAGCTGGTGGATGACCAGGGCCAGGCCGCCTTCGACACCGACGCGGGCCGCGCCGTCTTTCAGTATTGGACTGACCTCTACCAGCAAGAACTGCTGCCCCAGGAGGTACTGACCCAAGGCCATCGCCGGGCGATCGAACTGTTTCAGGCTGGGGAAGTAGCGCTGCTGTCTACCGGGGCAGAGTTTTTCCCCACCATTGAGGCCAACGCCCCCGACATTGCCACCGTCACCGGCAGCGGACCCCAGATTACCGGCGACACCGGCAAGACCAACGTCGCGGTGATGAATGTGGTGATTCCGGCGGGTACCGACGTGCCCGATGCAGCGCTGGATTTTGCGCTGTACGTCACCAACGACGCTAACCAACTCAGCTTTGCCAAAGCCGCCAACGTCCTGCCTTCCACCACTGGAGCGCTTGAGGATGGCTACTTTGCTGCCGAGGGCACCAAGGGTGTAGAGAAGGCGCGATCGGTCAGCGCCGAGCAGATGAACCAGGCCGAGGTGCTAATTCCCGCTATGGATGGGGTTAAAGAGCTGCAAGCAATCATCTACGACAACCTGCAAGCGGCGATGCTGGGCCAAAAACCAGTAGACCAGGCGGTCAGTGATGCAGCCGCAGCGTGGAACGCTCGGTAG
- a CDS encoding aminoglycoside phosphotransferase family protein: MLPKDFGRLAKTPDVEVFIDDVLVRRLLHDQHPDLARLDIVLVDSGWDNAMFRLGDYLAVRLPRRQIAAALIEHEQTWLPRLAAQLSIAVPASYRLGVPACGYPWRWSVLPWLSGRPADLEPPHPSQANCFGEFLRALHTPVPADAPKNPFRGVPLKDRAAAVAERLTRLKTKTDLITPALKTLWQSALDAPIATPATWLHGDLHPRNILVENGLLTGIIDWGDITSGDRATDLAAVWMLFEDGMVRRRAIAAYGPISEATLQRALGWAIFFGVVLLDTGLVDHSGYAAIGEKTLRRIAEAGDSGI; encoded by the coding sequence ATGCTGCCAAAAGATTTTGGGCGTTTAGCTAAAACACCAGACGTTGAAGTCTTCATCGACGACGTTCTCGTTCGACGGTTGCTGCACGACCAGCACCCCGATTTGGCGCGCCTAGACATTGTGCTAGTTGATTCAGGTTGGGATAATGCCATGTTTCGCTTGGGCGACTACCTCGCGGTCCGCCTCCCCCGCCGCCAGATCGCCGCTGCCCTAATCGAGCATGAGCAGACTTGGCTGCCGCGCCTTGCCGCTCAATTGTCGATCGCCGTTCCTGCCTCCTACCGCTTGGGCGTCCCGGCCTGCGGCTACCCCTGGCGGTGGAGTGTCTTGCCCTGGCTAAGCGGTCGCCCCGCCGATCTAGAACCGCCCCATCCCAGCCAGGCAAACTGCTTCGGGGAATTCCTTCGGGCCCTGCACACTCCCGTGCCAGCCGATGCGCCCAAAAATCCCTTTCGTGGCGTGCCGTTGAAGGACCGGGCGGCGGCAGTTGCAGAACGCCTGACCCGCCTAAAGACCAAAACCGATTTGATCACACCTGCCCTCAAAACCCTGTGGCAGTCAGCTTTGGATGCGCCGATCGCCACCCCGGCAACCTGGCTCCACGGCGATCTTCACCCCCGCAATATTCTGGTCGAAAACGGCCTGCTGACCGGCATCATCGACTGGGGCGACATCACCTCGGGCGATCGCGCTACCGACCTGGCGGCGGTGTGGATGCTGTTTGAGGATGGGATGGTTAGACGAAGGGCGATCGCCGCCTATGGCCCCATTTCTGAGGCCACCCTACAGCGAGCCCTGGGATGGGCGATTTTCTTTGGCGTGGTGCTGCTGGATACCGGGCTGGTCGATCACTCGGGATATGCTGCAATCGGTGAGAAAACGCTGCGACGAATTGCCGAAGCTGGAGACAGCGGCATCTAG
- the hpsL gene encoding hormogonium polysaccharide biosynthesis protein HpsL has translation MVDTPQPQAKAPRPRRRGKGKEDTADQVPPLSRKEERAKKRQAQKARKELIHYLAATLFVAGLIGVLLALLGEPKLALAAVVAIACLALSFKYPRQAIYGLIIYVPFSGTVTYALGGSGILQLAKDAIYIPALLGVIQFCRRTRQPLIIPPLIKVPLLVLLGLCSLTMLVVNGGQQLDAAGGEVPILIGVLGLKVLIGYVLIIPCIYYLLRDREDVYFLLRLQVVLILVCCGLGFIQYMMLRLGICQGTIGEGEDLFKASLESRCFVGGSLLYTPAQGQIRLPGTFNAPWQWGWFLISSGFFAFGTAFSDRSPLWRIVGLGSLAAVGVMAVVSGQRIALALVPVTIVGLLILTGQVANLKRFLPIGIGLALILSVFMAQNPAVVNERWASFQSRWSASPPHEFIVQQFEWAQKQQEGILGRGVGRATNAARIFGKTELVETYHPKLMYEIGPLGLLATLAVYLTLTVATFKAYRSIKDPNLRGYGASMWVFVLFISIFPYYYPLDVDPVNVYYWLAAGIVLKLPEIDQKERLQQRLEEASRRRKLTPREKKQLQKQETIVFE, from the coding sequence GTGGTAGATACTCCCCAGCCCCAAGCAAAAGCACCTCGGCCCCGACGGCGAGGCAAAGGCAAAGAGGATACTGCAGATCAAGTGCCTCCCCTCAGCCGCAAAGAAGAGCGGGCGAAGAAGCGCCAGGCCCAAAAGGCGCGCAAAGAATTAATTCACTACCTGGCGGCGACGCTGTTTGTAGCGGGGCTGATTGGGGTGCTGCTGGCGCTGCTGGGTGAACCTAAGCTGGCGCTGGCGGCGGTTGTGGCGATCGCCTGTCTTGCCCTCTCCTTCAAATATCCTCGCCAGGCAATCTATGGGCTGATCATCTATGTGCCCTTTAGCGGCACCGTCACCTACGCGCTTGGGGGCAGCGGCATTTTGCAGTTGGCTAAAGATGCCATCTACATTCCGGCACTCCTGGGCGTAATTCAGTTTTGCCGCCGTACTCGGCAGCCGCTGATTATTCCACCGCTGATCAAAGTGCCGCTGCTGGTGCTGCTAGGGTTGTGCAGTTTGACTATGCTCGTGGTCAACGGCGGGCAGCAGCTTGATGCAGCTGGGGGCGAGGTGCCGATTTTGATTGGGGTGCTGGGCCTGAAGGTGCTAATCGGCTATGTGCTGATTATTCCGTGCATTTATTATTTGCTTCGCGATCGCGAAGACGTCTACTTCCTTTTGCGCCTGCAAGTGGTGCTGATTTTGGTCTGCTGCGGCCTCGGGTTCATTCAGTACATGATGCTGCGCTTGGGCATTTGCCAGGGCACCATCGGCGAGGGCGAAGACCTGTTCAAGGCATCGCTAGAGTCGCGCTGTTTCGTCGGTGGGTCGCTGTTGTACACCCCGGCGCAGGGGCAAATTCGGCTGCCCGGCACGTTTAACGCCCCCTGGCAGTGGGGCTGGTTTTTGATTTCGAGCGGCTTCTTTGCCTTTGGGACTGCTTTTAGCGATCGCAGTCCCCTATGGCGCATCGTAGGTCTGGGATCATTAGCAGCGGTGGGGGTGATGGCGGTGGTCTCTGGTCAACGCATCGCCCTAGCCCTGGTACCGGTAACCATCGTCGGCCTGCTGATTCTTACGGGTCAGGTGGCCAACCTGAAGCGCTTTCTCCCCATCGGCATCGGTCTGGCGCTGATCTTGAGTGTGTTTATGGCCCAAAACCCGGCGGTGGTTAATGAACGGTGGGCAAGTTTTCAAAGCCGCTGGAGCGCCTCGCCGCCCCATGAGTTTATTGTGCAGCAGTTTGAGTGGGCGCAGAAACAGCAGGAAGGTATCTTAGGCCGAGGGGTGGGTCGCGCCACCAACGCCGCCCGCATCTTTGGCAAAACCGAGCTGGTCGAAACCTACCACCCTAAACTGATGTACGAGATCGGCCCTCTGGGTCTGCTGGCTACCTTAGCGGTGTACCTCACTCTGACCGTCGCCACCTTTAAAGCCTATCGCTCCATCAAAGACCCCAACCTGCGGGGCTACGGCGCTTCCATGTGGGTATTTGTGCTGTTTATTAGCATCTTTCCCTACTACTACCCGCTGGATGTGGATCCGGTAAATGTGTATTACTGGCTGGCGGCGGGCATTGTGCTCAAACTGCCCGAAATCGACCAAAAAGAGCGGTTGCAGCAGCGTCTAGAAGAAGCCAGTCGCCGCCGCAAGCTCACCCCCCGCGAGAAAAAGCAGCTTCAAAAACAGGAAACGATCGTGTTTGAGTAG
- a CDS encoding MBL fold metallo-hydrolase, producing the protein MSNFLAAAKRSKRWSLKRLSLMTLVATATLGFSLWLGGLHLPSSTALAQDEPAVERANPTNATTYRFTVGDYSATVVSDGTLTFPVGFFVPNADPDAAAAALTDNFLPTDSVLAHLNVLYLETDEHKVLIDTGAGNTFGPTVGYLASNLAAAGIAPATIDTVILTHAHPDHIGGILDDSGNPVFANASYYISETEWNFWTAPTVEMPNSLVDVDTQANTVAVAQEWLGAIADRTTRFALGDEIIPGIVSVPSVGHTPGQASYLITSGDDSLLATGDVFFSDPLNLENPDWEVAFDTDPTQGVATRKQLLETVTGDRRKLLVPHMPFPGLGHVRAQGDAYGWEPIVWDFGFES; encoded by the coding sequence GTGTCCAATTTTTTAGCTGCTGCAAAGCGTTCAAAACGGTGGAGCCTCAAGCGGTTGAGCCTGATGACTCTCGTCGCCACGGCTACTCTTGGCTTTTCTCTCTGGCTGGGTGGGCTGCATTTGCCATCCTCGACTGCCCTGGCCCAAGACGAACCCGCTGTCGAGCGGGCCAACCCCACCAACGCCACGACCTACCGTTTCACGGTGGGCGACTATAGCGCAACGGTCGTGAGCGACGGTACGCTGACGTTCCCGGTAGGATTCTTTGTGCCCAACGCTGATCCTGATGCGGCGGCGGCAGCCCTGACGGACAACTTTTTGCCGACCGACAGTGTCTTAGCCCATCTCAACGTGCTGTATCTAGAAACCGATGAGCATAAGGTGCTGATCGATACTGGGGCAGGCAACACCTTTGGCCCCACCGTGGGCTATTTGGCCAGCAACCTGGCAGCCGCAGGCATTGCCCCCGCCACCATTGACACCGTCATTTTGACCCACGCTCACCCCGACCACATCGGCGGCATTCTCGACGACAGCGGCAACCCGGTATTTGCCAACGCCAGCTACTACATCTCTGAGACCGAGTGGAATTTTTGGACGGCACCAACGGTGGAAATGCCCAACTCGCTGGTGGATGTGGATACCCAGGCAAATACGGTGGCAGTAGCGCAGGAGTGGCTAGGGGCGATCGCCGATCGCACCACCCGCTTTGCCTTAGGTGATGAGATTATTCCCGGCATTGTCTCAGTACCTTCGGTGGGCCACACCCCTGGCCAAGCCTCATACCTGATTACCTCCGGCGACGATAGCCTGCTGGCTACCGGCGATGTGTTCTTTAGCGACCCGCTGAACCTAGAGAACCCCGACTGGGAAGTGGCGTTTGACACCGACCCCACTCAGGGCGTAGCCACGCGGAAACAATTGTTGGAGACGGTTACGGGCGATCGCCGCAAATTACTGGTACCCCACATGCCCTTTCCCGGCCTCGGCCACGTGCGTGCCCAGGGCGATGCCTACGGTTGGGAGCCGATTGTGTGGGATTTTGGCTTTGAGTCGTAG